The nucleotide window AACCTTCGAGTTTGGAGCGAGTCCTAGCTCTTTAGCAAAAGCAGAAGGAATTCTGACGGCTAAGCTGTTTCCCCACTTTTGAACCTTAATTAGCATTAAACTTTCTCCTAAGAAGGTTTTAGTATAAACTATGTAGAGACGGAATGCTTTTCAAGATAGTATATCGAAGAAAACGGTATAACAAAGATTTTTAAAGAGAATACGCTTTTAGAAATCAATGATTTAGTGATAAAGATACTAAGGAATTAAACGGGCGTTTTGTGAGAAAATTCACAAGTTTGTTCTTGGGTTTGCATATATAAGCAATGTAGATAATAATGGTACGACCCCCTAAACCACTGGACAACTAAAGCGAGAGATTAAACAATCTCATAAAGGAGGCTAATCTGGAATATATGAGCTCTCCTAGAAGGTAAGAGGGATTGTCTAATGTTCGCTGATAATCGTACAATTTTTAGGGGGCAAAACTACTTCTTGGTGGAGAGGAATAATGAGAAAAGTTATCATTTGGGCAGGGGGTATTGCTCTGCTTCTTGTTGCATTCACGTTAGTTAGCAGATTTGTGGGAGAGAAAGAAAGAAATTATGTGCAGACTCAGAAGCCGAGAGAGAACCACAAATTCTCAATTTCCCAGCCTACAAAGCAGGGAAGTAAGTTAACCTCAAAATCAATTGCTGAATTTGTGCAGCCAAGGCCATCAAGAGAAGAAAAACAACCTATGCAGAAAAATGAAGAAAACGAAGGAAACAATTTGCAGTTACGTATAAACAAGTTGCAGAGTCAAATGGAAAAAGTGGGTTTCTCTTTCGTGGATACTTCAGAGACCGCAAAGATTTTTAAGTCTATAAAAGACCATAGTGGAAAAATAATCTTTGAAAATGGAGAATTAACGGTTTATCTTTTTGCTCCTGCTGATAAAGCAATTTCAAAAGATAAGCTTGAGAAGATAGTTTTTGATATTAGAAGAAAAATCAAAAGTGGTAATGTTATAGTCCTTTCTGAGGATGGTTTGTTCAAGGTTGTCACAGTTTATAGTCCTGACCTTTCTAAATCTCTAACACCTGACCAAATTGTTAAATTATTCCGTCCTGAAAATTTAGTAGCTTTTTCTTCCTCAAGGAAGATAAGGTTTTATTTTGACAAAACAGAAGTTATAACGGAGGATAAACCTAATATTAATAAGTTACTTTCAGACTTGGAATTTGCGGTTAGAAAAAGTGGTGCAAAGGTGAGTAAGATCATAGTTGAAGGACATACTGACAGTTTAGGTTCTGAGGAATACAATTTAGCTTTATCTCTTAGAAGGGCTCAGATTTTAAATGATGAATTAAGAAAAAGATTTAAGGATGTTCTTATAGTGAATATAGGGAAGGGTGAAAAGTTTCCAATAGATACCAATGATACTCCGGAAGGAAGGAAGAATAACCGGAGGATTGGTGTATCCCTTGAGTTTTCTCTATAAGTGGTTTATTGCTTTATGTCTCGTTTTTTCATTTTTCCTGAATGCAGAGGTTTTGTATTCTCAAGAGTTGACAAATTTAAGTTTAGTCAGAGTTCTTAATGATAACATTTTTGTCTTTCTTCCGCAGAGTATATCTCAAAACTTTGATGTTGAATGGTATGGAAAATTTATAACAATAGATGGAAGAAACCTAGTTCACGGCAAGGGCAGGCTTGTTTTTATAAGAAAAGATGATGGTTACAGAAGCGTCCCTTACAATGTAAGAGCAGAAGAAGGTTATATTGTTAACGATTTAGTTCTAAAGCCTAATCAGTTTTACAGATGTTTAGATGAGAACTGTGTCTTAAAAAGTTTGAAGATAGTTTTTAGTTATGTTCAAGAGGAAAAAACCATAGAAGAAGTTGCTACTTTTAATGGTGAGGTAGGTATATATGAGGATGTTCTAGTTCCCAAATTGGGAAAACTTGAATCAAGAAATTTTATCTACGAGGGAGAATTTAATAAAGGAGAGATTACCGGTTTTGGTAAATTTTGCTTTAAAAGTAAAGGTGTGTTCAGTTGCGATAATGCTTTGATTGTCCAAGAGGGTTTTTGGGAAAAAGGTAGATTTTTAGAAGGATATTTAAAAACTGCTTATTCGGATGGTGCTGTTTACGAAGGATGGAGCATTAACGGAATTCCAGATGGCTGGGGTAGGGTTTTATGGAGCGATGGAAGTAGATATGTTGGAGAATTCTTAGAAGGAAAAAAACACGGAAGAGGTTTTTACTTTTTCTCCGATGGTAGTTGGTATAGAGGAGAATATAAAAATGACCTAAAGGATGGGGAAGGTGAACTTTATATCAAGCCTTTAGCTGTTCATTATGTAGGACAATTTAAAGCTGGAAAGATTCACGGATGGGGCGAATTATACATCGGTAATGAATTTGTTTATATAGGTTCTTTTGAAAATAACTTACCTCATGGTAGCGGTTACTTGATTGACAAATCAGGTAACACTTACGAAGTCATTGTTAATAATGGAAATATCTTATTTGTTAACTCTACATCCCAAAAACTTTCGCTTTATCAGCTTTTCTCTTCTGAAGCATGGGCTTTTGGTATTCCTTCTTTGTCAGATGCTGTTAACTTCTTTTCAAAAAAAGTTCAAGAAGTCGCTGATTGGGTAGAGAAAAATAAAACTCACATAATTAATGCTACCAAAGGATGTATTGCTGGAGGGATTGGAGGAGCTATTTCTGGGGCTGCTGGAGGAGCTGTTGCTGGAGCTGTGGTAGGAAATGTCGTTGCAGGAGCAGCTGTAGGAGCTGCATGGGGAGTACTAAGCGGATGTTTAGATCAGGCTACTAAAGCTTTTGAAAAGAGTCTTTCGGGTGAAGATTACACACTTGAAGAAGCTTTTCAGTCCTTTGAGGATGAAGCCTTTAGTGCAGAGAATTTTGTTATGGGAGCAGTGGGAGGAGCTGGACGTGCTTTGAAGACTTTAAATTCTGCATCAAAGGCAGGGAAGATCCTAAAAAAGGGGAGCAAAATCTTACAAGTTGGGGAAAAAATTGCTGAAGTTCGCATTATAGAAAAAGCTGGCAAACCATTAATGCATCCAAGTGTAAGGCAGGCTATTTCTAAATTGTCGCAGCAAGAAGAAAGGGCTGTTAAAAAGGTTTATAGCTTCTTGTGCAAAAGGAAATTTATAAAAAGGTTTTGTAGAGAAGGAGAACCTTTTCCCAAAAATTTAACTTTATTTAGTTGGAATCTAGGAAATTTTAGTCCAAAAGGAAGAAAAGAAAAGGATAAGAGATTAATTTATGATTTTCTGGAAAATAGAAATGAGGATATTATTTTGCTTCAAGAGGTTATAAAAGCTAGAGATAAAAGCTGGAATGGTTTCTGGAAAAAACTTGCAAGAAAAACGAAAAGAGAATTAAAAGTGTCTAAACCAAGAGATAGAGGAGAAACTTTTGTTTTTCTAGCGAAGAAAAGTAAGTTTTCCTCTGTACAATTAATTGATAAAGAAGTGTTATCTACTTTACCATTAATAAGTCTTGGAAGGAAACCTGCTGTTGTATGTTTACAAATAAAATCTTTGGCGTCAAAAAGGAAAAAGAAAAAACTTAAGAAAAGGAATAACTATCAAGGACACTGCGATATAGCAGTTATTAACGTTCATGTTGATTTTACAATGAAAATGTTTGGAAAAAAGATAAAACCTATAAAAGTATTTGGAAAGAAAATTTTAAAAAAAGAAGAGTCGGAAAATAAGATCAGACTAACCAAAACGTTCTTTTCTTTATTATCAATTCTTCAAAATTTGAAAAGAAAGTTTTCTCCTAAAGTCATAATTATCGGAGGTGATTTTAACTTAGATCCTGATATCCTAAATATCCCAATAATGAAACTGTATCGGCCAGTAATCCAAGATATTACTACAATTGGTGGTAAGCGGTATGATAACTTTCTTGTTCCTTATTGGGTTGGATCCTCAGGAGAAGTTATATACAGTTTAGTTTGCCAATGTCCCACAGATAAAGTTCATTCCTTCGGACAAGTCTGTAAAGAAATAAATTCATACCAAGAAGTAGAGCAAATGGGGACATTTAGGGAATGTTATAAAAAACATATTAGTGATCATTTTCCTATAACTGCTAAATTACAGTGGATCTTTTGAGGAGGGAGTGTCGGAGGAGTATCACCCAAGTGTAAAAATTCCAAACATGAAGAAAGATTGGAGGCATGATAGAATTTACACAGTTCTATGGACACTCCCCGATTAAGGGAGATTTACCTTCCATTCTTTTAGTTTTTC belongs to Thermovibrio guaymasensis and includes:
- a CDS encoding AbrB/MazE/SpoVT family DNA-binding domain-containing protein, encoding MLIKVQKWGNSLAVRIPSAFAKELGLAPNSKV
- a CDS encoding endonuclease/exonuclease/phosphatase family protein; translated protein: MYPLSFLYKWFIALCLVFSFFLNAEVLYSQELTNLSLVRVLNDNIFVFLPQSISQNFDVEWYGKFITIDGRNLVHGKGRLVFIRKDDGYRSVPYNVRAEEGYIVNDLVLKPNQFYRCLDENCVLKSLKIVFSYVQEEKTIEEVATFNGEVGIYEDVLVPKLGKLESRNFIYEGEFNKGEITGFGKFCFKSKGVFSCDNALIVQEGFWEKGRFLEGYLKTAYSDGAVYEGWSINGIPDGWGRVLWSDGSRYVGEFLEGKKHGRGFYFFSDGSWYRGEYKNDLKDGEGELYIKPLAVHYVGQFKAGKIHGWGELYIGNEFVYIGSFENNLPHGSGYLIDKSGNTYEVIVNNGNILFVNSTSQKLSLYQLFSSEAWAFGIPSLSDAVNFFSKKVQEVADWVEKNKTHIINATKGCIAGGIGGAISGAAGGAVAGAVVGNVVAGAAVGAAWGVLSGCLDQATKAFEKSLSGEDYTLEEAFQSFEDEAFSAENFVMGAVGGAGRALKTLNSASKAGKILKKGSKILQVGEKIAEVRIIEKAGKPLMHPSVRQAISKLSQQEERAVKKVYSFLCKRKFIKRFCREGEPFPKNLTLFSWNLGNFSPKGRKEKDKRLIYDFLENRNEDIILLQEVIKARDKSWNGFWKKLARKTKRELKVSKPRDRGETFVFLAKKSKFSSVQLIDKEVLSTLPLISLGRKPAVVCLQIKSLASKRKKKKLKKRNNYQGHCDIAVINVHVDFTMKMFGKKIKPIKVFGKKILKKEESENKIRLTKTFFSLLSILQNLKRKFSPKVIIIGGDFNLDPDILNIPIMKLYRPVIQDITTIGGKRYDNFLVPYWVGSSGEVIYSLVCQCPTDKVHSFGQVCKEINSYQEVEQMGTFRECYKKHISDHFPITAKLQWIF
- a CDS encoding OmpA family protein, whose amino-acid sequence is MRKVIIWAGGIALLLVAFTLVSRFVGEKERNYVQTQKPRENHKFSISQPTKQGSKLTSKSIAEFVQPRPSREEKQPMQKNEENEGNNLQLRINKLQSQMEKVGFSFVDTSETAKIFKSIKDHSGKIIFENGELTVYLFAPADKAISKDKLEKIVFDIRRKIKSGNVIVLSEDGLFKVVTVYSPDLSKSLTPDQIVKLFRPENLVAFSSSRKIRFYFDKTEVITEDKPNINKLLSDLEFAVRKSGAKVSKIIVEGHTDSLGSEEYNLALSLRRAQILNDELRKRFKDVLIVNIGKGEKFPIDTNDTPEGRKNNRRIGVSLEFSL